A window of bacterium genomic DNA:
CAATTTGATTTCCATTGCGACAAAATCGCCGCTGGCCTGCGCCTGGCCCTTGACCTTGACGCGCTGCCCCATGCGGAAAACCTGCATACGCTCACGTACCTGCATGATCACATCCTTCCCAAACGAAGTTAAGAGTATGTGGAGGTTTGAAAGAATCCTTGGCGCGGCGCGCCCTCACAGCGCGGAGAGCACGAAATTCGCGACCCGTGAGGCGCCGTTGAGATCCGGCAGCATGGCTTCGTTCATGCCCGCGCCGTCCTGCAAGCGCTGGCGGATCAGTTCCGCCAAATTTCCGGCGGTCAGCACGTTGGGATGAATCGAGCTGAACAAGCCGCGCTCGGTCAAGATGCGCGTGCGCATGGTCTGCTCGAGGCTGGGGCCCGGCCGCGGCACGATGATGGCGTTCTTGCGATAGCGCATGATCTCGCTGACAGTGTTGTAGCCCGCCATCGAGATCACCAGGTCGGCGTGGCTGAGAAAGCGGATGCTGTCCTGTCCCATTTGCGTGACGATGATGGGCAGGCCCACGGCTTTCTGGCGCAGCAGCCGGCGTTGATCTTTGTGCATGAACGGCCCGGTGGAAATCACCGCCGTGAAATCACCGTTGGTCGGCTGCAGGTGGCGCACGGCCTCGATGAATTGATCCATGAAGTAGGAAGCATCGGCGCCGCCGCCGCCGGTCACCAGAATGAACTTGCCGCGCGGCTCGCTGCCGAGCAGCGTTTGCAACGCGCTGCTGTCGAAGACGGGTGCGTCCTGTTCACGCGAAACGTAGCCGCAGTACTGCGTGCGGCCGAGCAGGCCCTCGGGGAATTGATACTCGGTGAGCGCATCGAAGACGTTGGCGCAGCCGTAGATCAGGACGGCGTCATAGAAATTGCTGGCGGCTGCGAAGGCGCCCTCGCTTTGCCATTGCCGCCGAATGACGTCGGGGGCGCCCAGAATATCGCGCAAGCCCAGAATGATTTTGGTCCGCGGACATTGCGCGCGCAGCACCTCCAGCGGCCGCGCCAGCTCGCCGAGCGCGCCGTGCGGCATGTGATCCACCAGAAACACATCCGGCTGAAAGCTGATCGCGACGTTCTTGATGATCTCCGAGCGAATCGTCAGCAGTTCGCGATAACCCATCGCCAACCGATTGGGCCGCCACACGCCGGTGTCAACCTTGACGATGGTCGGAATCTTGATGAAATCGCATTTCGGCGGCAGCTTGAAAAAGGGTGCCTTGGGCGAATCCGCGATGATCAAGATGGAGGCTTCCGGGCAGCGCTTCTTGATTTGAATGCTGATGTTGAGATTGCGCCGCAGATGGCCCAAACCGAAGCCGTCCTGCGAATAGATCATGATTTTCATTTCCGGCGAACCGGCCATGAGAAACTCCCTCAAGAGGCCGCCAGCAGGTGTTCCACTGCCGCGTGGCCGGACAGCGCTCTCATCCGCTCGGCAATTCGGACGAAGCCATTGAGCGGGACGTTGTCATAGCGCGACTTGGGCACAAGCCGCGGGCCGCGAAACAGCAAATGCGGCAGAATCTCGCGCAGGGCGGAGGGGTGGAATTCCACCGGCTGCACCACAGTCACCCAGTCACGCTCCTGAAAGAAGCGCGCGCGGCAGAGATTGCCCGGCTGTTCCTTCAGGCTCGGCACCACCATGGTCAGTTTGCGGTGCGCCAGCACTTCACACATGACGTCGTAACCGCCGGTGCAAATCACCAGATCGGCAAAGCGCACATACTGCAGTTTGTGTTTGCTGAAACGTTGGAACACCACGTGCGGCAAGCGCTGCGCCCGCGCCGCGAAATCGCGCTTGTCGCGCGCGCTGATCGCCGGCCCCGCCGCGATCAGGCTTTGCACGTTGAGTTCACCGGCCGTGCTTTCCAAAAGGCGCAGGTAGGCATCCACCATGGCGAAGTCATCGCTGCTGCCGCCCGGCGAGAGCAACACCAGCGGCAGGGTGCGGTTCATCTGCGCCACCTCGGTGCGCACGCGATGTGAGGGCGGCGTGGCGCGGCTGAGATAGCCGGTGTAGAACAGTTTGTGCGCCAAGTGCGGCGGCAGGTCGTACGCCTCGGCCAGGTCGAACACGCTGCGCGCGCCGAAGACAAGAATCTCATCGGCGAAGTTTTCGAAGGTTTTGAGCGCCTCGCCCCGCCGCCACTGCCGTTTCACGAATTCCGACTCGCCGAGCGTATCCGAAAGCCCCCAGATCAGTTTGGCCTCGGGCAGTTCTTCGCGCAGATAGGCGGTGATCTTTTGCAGTTCCTGCGGCAGGTTGAGCAGGCTTTCATCGAGCAGGACAAGATCGGGGCGAAACGTCTTGATCGCACTTTGCGCGATCTTGCGCCGGATTTTCAAAGTGCGCTCGAGATCGATTTGCAGGCCTTTGCTGGCATAGCTGCTGTTGAAATCATGCGTGAGCGTCGGCAGGTGCACGTAATCAACCCGGTCGGCGAGCTTGAACCGGCCGATGGTGGAGAGATCGGTGAGCACCAGGCTCGAGCAGGCCGGCAGCGCGTGCGACAGCGACGTGGCGATCGCGAGCGTGCGCGAAATGTGCTGCCAGCCGAGACTCTCGTTGCAGTACATCAAGATGCGGAACGATGACATAGAGTGGCCCTTGGAATCGCTGCATGCCGGCGCAAACTGCAAGCGGCGCCGTGTGCCAGCCGGTTGATGCTGCACTCGATTGGCTCACCCGGATTCCGTTCCGGCGAACGTCAAAACGTATCCAACTGCTGAGCAGGCAGAAAACGTGATCGACTTCGAATCAAACTGGTGCAATCAATCCGTTGATTACAATGGGAAAGACAGCGCGAGGTGGGAACCTTCCGGAGAAGCTGCGAAGCAAAGCACCCCGCCTCCGGAGGCAAGACTCGCAGGCCCGGCGGCACAGGCGAGTCATACTCGATCGACGAAATGCGATTTTTGAGTATCAACACGGACTGGCGATGGTGAGTTTACATTATGATGACAATGCCGGATGTCCGTGACAGAGAGTTGACCATCAGGAAACCAAATGTGGTTACGCAAACCGCGCCATATTTACAATCGTGCCGGGTTAATCGCAGAATTCTGCCGCGTTTTAGGATGCTCCCTTGCGCCGGTGCGCAACGGAGCGGCTGCGCCGGCACGATTTTGAGTCCAGCGGAATATACCGCCATCAGTTCACCTTACGGAAACGCAGCCTTCACATTCTGTAAACATAACCACCTGCCCGCTGATTTTGTCAGGCCGGCCGGCCGAATGCGAACCCGCCAGGCCGTTGTAGAGAGACGCTGGTTCTCCTGCAAACCGCGGGATCACCTTGCTGCTGCGCATACTCTGTCTCATTTGTGTGAGTTTTTTCCGCTCCTGCGGCCTCGACCTCGGTTGATGCAAAAGGTGCTGACCCGACCGCTGCCGTCTTTTTGGTCATTTTACATGAATTTTACGGCCGCGCGACCATGCCGTGACACGCGCGCCCGCGAGTGTTGGTATATTCTGTGCGTTCATCCGGCAGCGAGACTGCAGATCAACCGGCGCGGACCGTTGCGCTGCCCAGTCCGCCGCGGCTTGTGTCCACTGGCCGGCTGCCCTGACAAGTGACAAATCATCAACCAATTCAAGGGAGAATTCCATGCGAGTCATTCTCACAATGAGTGCCGCGCTCATCGCCGGCGCGGTTCTGCTGTCCTTCGCCACCGGCCATGCGCAGGGCACGACCGCAGCGCCGGCCAAGGTAAGGCAGCAAGTGGATATTTTCGCCACCGCCAAAGTCGGCCAGTGGGCGGAGATCAAAGGGGCGCCGCAGAAGGACAATTCCTTCATTGCCACCAAGATCAAGTTCTTGACCGGCGATCTGCTGGACGATGAATGGGAAGTGGCCGGCAAGATTCTGTCGATCGACGTGCTGCGCAAGGAAATTCGGGTGGTGCGCCATTGGCCGATCCGCTGCCAAAAGGAAACCGAATTCGAAAACAAAGACGGCAATCCCATCACGATGGAAAGTCTGCAAGTGGGGATGAACATCGAGTCCGAAGGCACTTTCCTGAAAGACGGCACGTTCCTGGCCAAAGAGGTCGAGGAAGACGAAGTGAAAGAGCCGGAGGAGGCGGATCACGTGACGTTGTTGGGCAAGATCGAGAAGGTCGATGCCACCGGCCGCACGATTCAGGTCATGGGCACGACGTTTTTGGTCACCGACCAGACCAAAAGCAAGTCCGCCATCAAGTGATCTCACCGGCAGGGCGCTCCGACCCGCTCACCGCGCCGGCCGGAGCGCTGTGCCGGTTCATGCCCGAACGCTCTTCTCTCCAAAACAGGATTCGCTATGCCGTCATCATCTACAGCGATTTTTCATCTCTTTGCACGCCAAGGCGCGCACTGCGGCCTGAGCCTGTTGTTGCTGGCAAGCCTGGGTTTGACGGAAACCGTCACTGGACAGGCGGCAGCAGGCACCGGCGCCAACAAAAAGTCCCAGTATCAAACTCTGAGCGAAGCGCAAATCGACGAATTGCTCAAACGCCCCCTTTCACTCGAGGATTGCCTGCAGATTGCCCTCAGCAAAAATCTGCAACTCGCCATCGCCCGCAACCAGCGCGACATGGTGGCGGCCTCGCTGTCGGGCAGTTATGGCACATATTTCCCGGTGTTGTCGATCAATTCCTCCCGCAAGGCCTCGGTGGAACGAACCATCGAAGTGGTTGACGACGTGGTGACCACGCGCGCAACCCGGGTCGAAGTGGACAAAGTCGCGGCGGCGCTGCAGCAGAAGATTCCCACCGGCGCCACGTTGAGCTTCATCAACGAGATCGACCGTGATACGGACAACGATGAGCGCCTGCAGGATCTCGCCACTCACACCTACCGGGTGGAGCTGGCGCAACCGCTGCTGCAGAACTTGGGTCCCAAGTCGGCGAACGGTGCCATTCGCGTGGCGCGCAACAACCTCAAGATCGAGGAACTCAACTTCGAGACGTTCCGGCTGCAAACGATCTTCGCGGTCAAATCAGCCTACTACGACGTCATTCGGATGCGCAAGTTCATCGGCATCCACCAGGCGGCGCTGCGGCGCGACTCGTTGCTGGTGCGCGCCTCGGAATCAAAGGTGATGGCCAAGGTTGCCACGCGCCGCGACGTGTTGAGCGCGGAAATTCGCGTGCAGGAGGATCAGGCCGCGCTGCTCAACGCGGAAACCGATTATCAAACCGCCCTCGACATGCTCAAGGAACAGTTGGGACTGGCGATTGCGCTGCCGCTCACCATCGCGGAGGACACGCTGGCCTTTCAGCCGCCGCCTTTGGAGGAGGAGAGGTGGATCAAGCTGGCGTTGGAGAACAGCCCGGCCTTGCGCGCTGCTGCGCTCACGATCGAGCAGCGCAATCTGCAAGCCAGCCTCGCGGGCAATCTGCGTTTGCCGCAGATCGACGCGATCGGGTCCTATTCCCGGCGCTTTGATCGCGACACCGGGCGTGACCCCAACGGCAGCGGCTGGTCGGTCGGGTTCGTGGTGAATTATCCCTTCCTGGATCGCGGCCGGGCCGCGGAGGCGGAGATCGCACGGCTGGAGCGCAGCCGCGCCGAGGAGGCGTTTCTCGCCCTGCAGCGCCAAACCGTTTTGAGCGTCCGGCAAATCCATCGCAATCTGCAAAACAGCATTGCGCGCATCCAGGTGCTGGACCGCAACATCGCCGCGGCGGCCGAGAAAGTCGAGTTCGCCACCACCATGTTCAACATGGGGCGGGCCTCCAATCTCGACATCACCGACGCGACCGAAGCGCTGTTGCGCGCGGAAACGGCATACATCGAAGAACTGGTGGATTTTCACGTGCAGTTTGCACTGCTGGAAAGTTTGACCAGGCAATCCTTCCTCAACTAAAAGGGATCAGTCATGGCAAGTTACGAAAACTCGAGCGGATTGGCGGACAGCCTGAAGAAATCGTTGTTCCGCGACCGCAAATCCACCACGGCCACGGTGGTGGCGGGTGTGGCGGTGGCATTGTTCCTGGGCAATACCCTGCTCAGCTCGGAGGATGTCGATTCCGACATCCCGACGGCCAAGGCAAAAAAAGGCGAAGTCATCGTGAAGGTGACCGAGTTGGGCGAGCTGCGGGCGCAGGATCAGGTCACCATCAGCGCACCGACCGACAAACAGATCCTCTATCTGGCGCCGGAAGGCACTTGGGTGGAAGAGGGGGACACGCTGGTCAAATTCGAATCGACCAAGTACGTGATCTCCACCGATGAAGCGCGCTCGGGCTTGAGCGTGGCGCGCGCCAATTTGGCCAAGGCCATGAGCGAGTATGAAGCGCAGAAGACACGCGAAGAGAGCGCGCGCCAGCGGTATGAATCGTTGCCGGCGCTGGCGCAAAAGGGCTTCGTGGTGGAAAGTGAAGTCGAGCAGGCGCGGCTGGAATATCTGGAATTGCAGTCGCGCTCCAAGTCCGCCTATGCCACCGTGGAGGCGGAGCGCGCCAACCTCGAACGCGCGCAGGCGGCGGTCGATCAACAGCAGCGCAAACTCGAGCGCGGCACCATCCTCGCGCCGCAGGCGGGTTTGGTGGTGTATGCGCTGGTGGGCAATGCCGAGCAGGGCCGCAAAATTGAAGTGGGCATGACGCCGTTCGAAGGCATGGATTTGATGTATTTGCCCGACGTGTCCAGCATGCTGGTGGATATTGAAATCAGCGAGGTTGATCTCGCCAAGGTTCAAGTCGGCCAGCCGGTGGAAGTGCGGCTCGATGCCTATGACGACGTCGTTTTCAAGGGGGAAGTGGCGGAGGTGGGCGCCCTGGCGAAACGCAAGATGAGCCGGATTACCGGCAAGGCCACCGGCGCCAAGGTCTTCGAAGTGACCATCAAGGTGCTCGATTCGGACGTTCGCCTCAAGCCCGGCCTGACCGCCACCACCGACATCATCGTCAGCAAAGTGCCGGAGGCCCTGCACATCCCGTTGGAAGCCGTGTTCCTGGATGACAACGGCAAAACGGTGGCGTTTGTCAGAAAGGGCGGTTCGACCGAAGCGCGGCCCATCGTCATCGGCGAGAGCAATGACCGCTTTGTCATCGTCAATTCAGGACTCAAAGAGGGTGAGGACGTGCTGCTCGGCCGTCCCTCGGCCACTTGACCAATGGAGACCGGCATGCATTCACATGAAAGCGGCGCTGGCAGTGCGCCCGTGGTGATCGTGGAAAACATGACACGCACCTACACCATGGGCGAGACGCAAGTGCACGCCCTGCGCGGCGTCAGTTTCACCATTCATCGGGGGGAATCCGTGGCCATCATGGGGCCCTCGGGTTCGGGGAAGTCGACGATCCTGCACCTGCTCGGCTGTCTCGACAAGCCCACGAGCGGAAGTTATCAACTGGACGGCCGTTACGTCGAGCGCATGAGTGACCGCGAGCTTTCGCGCCTGCGCAACCGCAAAGTCGGCTTCGTGTTTCAGAGTTTCAATCTCATTCAGCAAGTGAGCGTCATCGAGAACGTCGAAGTGCCGCTCATCTACATGGGCCTGGAAAAAGCGCGGCGCCTGGAGATGTGCACTGCCGTGCTGGATTCGGTCGGCCTGGGGCATCGCCTCAATCATCGCCCCAATGAACTCTCCGGCGGCGAGAATCAGCGCGTGGCGATTGCGCGCGCGCTGGTGACCAATCCCGACATCATTCTCGCGGATGAACCCACCGGCAATCTCGATTCCAAAACTGGCGAAGAGATCATGGAGATTTTTCAGCGCCTGCATGAGCAGGGCGCGACCGTGATTTTGATCACCCACGACATCAGCAAGGGCAAGTGGGCGGAGCGCATTTTGCAGATGAAGGACGGCCTGCTGCAGCGCGAGCTGACTGGCCGCGAGAAGGATGAAATCGTGGATCTGTTCGTGGGCGTGGCCTAGCAGACGGGGGTGAAGAGCGGAGGGAAAACCCTACGTTGCTCTTACCCTTACTCTTACTCTTACTCCTACTCCTACTCCTACTCCTACTCCTACTCCTACTCGCTCTCCACCCAGCGAGCAGGAGTAAGAGTAAGAGTAGGAGTAAGAGTAAGAGTGAAAGCGTGAAGCTCAACTGCAAGCTTTGAAACCTTTGTGGACGACACCTATGCAATACTCCGAAAACCTTCAAATCGGGCTGCGCAGTGTGATGGTGCACAAGCTGCGTTCGCTGCTCACGACGCTCGGCATCATCTTTGGCGTGGCGGCGGTGATCGCCATGCTTTCGATCGGCGAGGGCGCCAAGCGCGCGGCGGTGGAGCAGATCAAGTTGCTCGGCACCAACAACGTGCGCGTCAAACACCGGCCGCTCACCGGCGAAATGGCGGAGCAGGCTGAGGCCAAGCTGTCGCCCGGTTTGAATTACTTTGATGCCCTTTACATTCGCAGCAATCTCGACGGGATGACGGCGGTGGCGCCGATGCGCTTCGTGGAGTCGGCGGTACTGCTTGGCGCCCGCGAAGCCACGGCCCGCGTGATTGCCACCAACGAGTTGTACGAAACCGTCACCAACTTCCACCCGAAGATGGGGCGCTTTCTTACCGCGCTCGACGTGGCGGACGCCAAACGGGTGTGCGTGATCGGCGCGGAAGTGCGGAGGCAATTGTTCGGCTATCGCGATCCGCTCGGCCACCGCCTCAAGATCGAAGACACCTGGTTCACCGTCGTCGGCGTGATGGAGTCGAAAGATTTGCTCGACAAGAAAGCCTCAGTGATCAAGCTGCGCAACATCAACCAGGACGTCTACATTCCGATCAGCACCGGTTTGAAACGGTTCACCGATCCCGACCGGCCGGAATTCATCGACGAGATCGCGATTCAAGTCAATGACGAAG
This region includes:
- a CDS encoding DUF5666 domain-containing protein; translated protein: MRVILTMSAALIAGAVLLSFATGHAQGTTAAPAKVRQQVDIFATAKVGQWAEIKGAPQKDNSFIATKIKFLTGDLLDDEWEVAGKILSIDVLRKEIRVVRHWPIRCQKETEFENKDGNPITMESLQVGMNIESEGTFLKDGTFLAKEVEEDEVKEPEEADHVTLLGKIEKVDATGRTIQVMGTTFLVTDQTKSKSAIK
- a CDS encoding TolC family protein translates to MPSSSTAIFHLFARQGAHCGLSLLLLASLGLTETVTGQAAAGTGANKKSQYQTLSEAQIDELLKRPLSLEDCLQIALSKNLQLAIARNQRDMVAASLSGSYGTYFPVLSINSSRKASVERTIEVVDDVVTTRATRVEVDKVAAALQQKIPTGATLSFINEIDRDTDNDERLQDLATHTYRVELAQPLLQNLGPKSANGAIRVARNNLKIEELNFETFRLQTIFAVKSAYYDVIRMRKFIGIHQAALRRDSLLVRASESKVMAKVATRRDVLSAEIRVQEDQAALLNAETDYQTALDMLKEQLGLAIALPLTIAEDTLAFQPPPLEEERWIKLALENSPALRAAALTIEQRNLQASLAGNLRLPQIDAIGSYSRRFDRDTGRDPNGSGWSVGFVVNYPFLDRGRAAEAEIARLERSRAEEAFLALQRQTVLSVRQIHRNLQNSIARIQVLDRNIAAAAEKVEFATTMFNMGRASNLDITDATEALLRAETAYIEELVDFHVQFALLESLTRQSFLN
- a CDS encoding ABC transporter ATP-binding protein, with translation MHSHESGAGSAPVVIVENMTRTYTMGETQVHALRGVSFTIHRGESVAIMGPSGSGKSTILHLLGCLDKPTSGSYQLDGRYVERMSDRELSRLRNRKVGFVFQSFNLIQQVSVIENVEVPLIYMGLEKARRLEMCTAVLDSVGLGHRLNHRPNELSGGENQRVAIARALVTNPDIILADEPTGNLDSKTGEEIMEIFQRLHEQGATVILITHDISKGKWAERILQMKDGLLQRELTGREKDEIVDLFVGVA
- a CDS encoding efflux RND transporter periplasmic adaptor subunit encodes the protein MASYENSSGLADSLKKSLFRDRKSTTATVVAGVAVALFLGNTLLSSEDVDSDIPTAKAKKGEVIVKVTELGELRAQDQVTISAPTDKQILYLAPEGTWVEEGDTLVKFESTKYVISTDEARSGLSVARANLAKAMSEYEAQKTREESARQRYESLPALAQKGFVVESEVEQARLEYLELQSRSKSAYATVEAERANLERAQAAVDQQQRKLERGTILAPQAGLVVYALVGNAEQGRKIEVGMTPFEGMDLMYLPDVSSMLVDIEISEVDLAKVQVGQPVEVRLDAYDDVVFKGEVAEVGALAKRKMSRITGKATGAKVFEVTIKVLDSDVRLKPGLTATTDIIVSKVPEALHIPLEAVFLDDNGKTVAFVRKGGSTEARPIVIGESNDRFVIVNSGLKEGEDVLLGRPSAT
- a CDS encoding ABC transporter permease, producing MQYSENLQIGLRSVMVHKLRSLLTTLGIIFGVAAVIAMLSIGEGAKRAAVEQIKLLGTNNVRVKHRPLTGEMAEQAEAKLSPGLNYFDALYIRSNLDGMTAVAPMRFVESAVLLGAREATARVIATNELYETVTNFHPKMGRFLTALDVADAKRVCVIGAEVRRQLFGYRDPLGHRLKIEDTWFTVVGVMESKDLLDKKASVIKLRNINQDVYIPISTGLKRFTDPDRPEFIDEIAIQVNDEGRVFSVSNVVKRMLQRMHNQVEDYEIIIPSELLAQSQRTQRVFNIVMGSIAAISLIVGGIGIMNIMLASVTERTKEIGVRRALGATQEDILGQFLNETVLISVTGGLIGIILGAIMAKVITWYAGWDTVISLFSVVISFGISGMVGIIFGIYPARKAAQMDPIAALRFE